The following nucleotide sequence is from Chionomys nivalis unplaced genomic scaffold, mChiNiv1.1 scaffold_77, whole genome shotgun sequence.
TATAGCCAAAAAGAAGGtcggagagaagaaaataaaaacaaaaatagatacaaaaacaTCCTGCCATTCGATCACACTAGGGTTGTCCTGCATGATGGCGATCCCAATGAGCCCGCTTCTGATTACATCAATGCGAACATCATCATGCCTGCATTTGAGGCCAAGTGCCACAATTCAAAACCCAAAAAGAGCTACATTGCCACTCAAGGCTGCCTGCCGAACACAGTGAATGATTTCTGGAGGATGGTGTTCCAGGAGAACTCTCGAGTCATCAGCATGACCAcaaaggaggtggagagagggaagagcaaaTGTGTCAAGTACTGGCCTGATGAGGATGCACTCAAAGACTATGGGGTCATACGTGTTAGGAACATCAAAGAAAGTGCTGCTCATAACTACACCTTAAGAGAACTCAAGCTCTCAAAGGTTGGAcaaggaaatacagagagaacTGTCTGGCATTACCATTTTCAGACATGGCCCGACCATGGTGTGCCCAGTGACCCTGGAGGTGTGCtggacttcctggaggaggtccaccacaagcaggagagcatcaTGGATGCAGGCCCTGTTGTAGTTCACTGCAATACTGGAATTGGCAGGACAGGAACATTCATTGTGATTGATATCCTTATTGACATCATTAGAGAGAAAGGTATTGACCATGACATCGATGTTTCTAAAACCATTCAGATGGTGCGGTCCCAGAGGCCAGGAATGGTCCAGAAAGAGGCACAGTACCGGTTCATCTACATGGCTGTCCAGCATTACATCCAGAGGCTGCAGCACAGGATCAAGGAGGAacataaaagcaaaaggaaaggacACGAATATGTCAACAGTAAGAATTCCCTGGTGAACCAGACAACCAGCGACCAGAACCTCATGCCGCATTGCACTCAAACACCACCCAGTACAGAAGTGAGGGAGGTTCTGGGCTTGGAACATAGCTCATTACCATGTCCCACGAGCATCAGAAGTTTCCCAAGAACCCTGGATGACTCTAAGAAGGATGATAATGACGACAGTGGGTGTCGCTCCCAGAGGAGGGACAGCATCTCCAACAGGATTTTCTATGAAGAGTTCCAGGCACTGGCAAGACGTGTTGACTGTGTGGAACGCTCCATAGGCAGCATCATGTCCAAGATTGATGCTGTGGTTGTCAAGCTTAAGACCATGGAAAATGTATATAAACAGTCGAGGTAGATGTTAGGTGCTATTCTGTTTTGGCAATTATATTCTCCATTTGCAGGAGAAATCATCCCTCTACAAACTGAGTTAGCCCTAAAATAATCCCCTGGCCAGTCATGACCAGCATAATTgatgtgagctgagttaacttttaaatgatgggatgtacGTGACTTTTGACATAGGGTTTTACATTGTCCCCGTAGCCTTCCCTGCTATGTGAAAGTGGCAATATCAGGGGAATGCAGAACTTTGGTAAACACTATCCACAAGTACCAGAGACAGACAATGGGCtgaatacaaacactagtttaactgaagaAACCCTGTTAATGGAAATTGTAAAGAAGGGCAGTTATCTAAGTTTCATCTcaaaattgtaaaaattcctttgttattGCCTAATTCTTGTTGCTTCTTACTATAAGGAGGAGTTCAGATACCAGTTTTTGCCACAGTCttacaagtccatctctggctgtggtctcaaggagatttatttacttatttttttattttttcctggaataaagtttgcttctggtttactaGACTTTGGTGGTTTTTTTGTACAACTCCCTGTGGACCTAACATTTTGGTAACCCATACAGGGAAGCACAAACTTGGTTCTGGGGGGGGGGCATCCCAGTCTCTGGTCTCTGGTAAACTTTATTATTACTGCTTTTATCAATTGATAGGTTTCTGGTTTTATCTTGTATCTGGTGTCTGGACAATCTGGGGATTCAAGAAGATCTAGTAGGCATGCTTCTAATCTCAGAGCCTGAGGGAAATGGGGGAAGCTCCAATTCCTCCTCTGGCCATTGGATCATTTGGTTACGACCCTTTGGGACTGATAAGGGCTCATGTGACCCAACATGCAGCAATGCCTTGTCAATTCTGTTTAATTGTCATATCATGTTAAAAATTGTCTACTGTCAGGTTCATGTGGTGACTGTTAGTAAATTCATGTCTACCCTGGGCTAAGGTACTGGAGTCCCAGGCTGGCTTGTCAAGGATAAGTCAGGAGGACAGAGGCAAGTAGAGGCACCTGCAAGGCCAGGAACCAATAGGGCCACTGTCAGCCACTTGTCCCAGAAAATAATTGGTTTTGGTCTCACAAAATGACACATGTTCCAAAGCTGCACAGCGGGAAGCATGAGAGTGGAGCAGCAGTGGGACCAGAGCCGTCAggaaagcaggagctgatgcagaggccacagaggggtgctgcagactggcttgctttctctgtgatgattctagtttctgtcaagttgacataaaactagtcagtatACCCCTAGTAAAGTTTGTCTGGTTGACTGCTGAGATCTTGCTTTCCCtgcattcttattttttaaatcagcagAAGAAAAATGATTCATTCCTGTAACTGTCTAACCTGTCCCAGCATAGACCAGCAAGACCTAACTACATCACAGCCTCACCCATGGCCCCTCTTTTCCCACACTCTACAGTCCCTCCCTTGCCCCCTTTTCCTCACCTCCTAGGCCCAGCACTTCAGCCTCTGAtggagactgtcctgggaagAGCAGAACCCCCTCCTCTGGGAGACCCTCTGGCCCCATCATGCTTAACCCCTGGATGGTCCCCGGGCTCTGGGACCTCTTCCCTTGGACTGCCCCAGCTCTACAGACATGGCCTGCTGTTCCCCTTCACCTGTACCTCACTTCCCAGCTCTGCTTTGTATAAGCACTAAAAGATCTTTGCAACTTTTGTCTGTCCTCCTTTGCTCCTTGTCTGCCCTTCAGATGCTCTGCTACACCCTCTGATCACAGCAGGACCCAAACATGGCCCTTCTCCTGAACCCAGCAGCCCACAGCAGCCCAGGTCATGGGGCCATGAGCAGCTTGGGCTCAAGACTCAGGGCTCCTTCCTCCTTAAATGGTCACTCCAggctgagacaggctggcctgcCGTTGGGTCTTTCTGCCCCTAGGCCTCAGTACCTCTGAGCATTCCTGGGCCCTGACCCTCACTGCAAACCACCAGCAGCTGCTGCCTTCCTAGCATTTCCTCTTCAGTCACAGCTGCCCCATTGGAGCAACCTGGGTCTCACTGGGTTTCTGGTGTACCATGTCTTTCCTCCCAGGACTAGGGATGTCTGCATGCTTGGTTTGTGGTTGTAGCTGGACATGGAGGTAGCACCTGACTGTGTTGCACAGGCTGACTTCACACTGTTCAGGAGAAGCTTCTGCCCCTCAACTGCTGGGATgacatgtgtgctaccatgctggCTAGAAAATAGGTTCAGTCAAAGACAGGGATGTGAGGTCCTGGGACTTCAACAGCAGGGATGACAAAGCTTAGTGCCAAGGCATCTTGGACTATGTCTAACAGTGGGGGTCTCCACGAACACTCTGTCACCCTCAGGACATGGCTATGTTAATAAAACCAGGCAGTAAACAAACCTATTAGAGGTTACAAACAAGACTGCCAAGCTGGGACCACTCAGTGGCAAGGTGCTCACTTGGCATTGTGAGGACCCAAGCTCTATCCCTGccatcagaaaacaaacatctGCTTGTGGTGGCTTAACATATGTGAGGgcctgggctccatcctcagcactaAACCCCAACACCACAAAACGATCACTGTCAACACCGAGTTACTGAGTACAATTCTCATGACACTTACGGTGCAAGGAAAGAAGCAGCTCTCCCAAGTTGTCCTTGACCCCTACATGCTcctaccccctccacacacacagaaagtgtagttaagaaaaacaagaagcagggcagttgcCGGTGCACTCCTTTTaaagcacatgggaggcagaggcaggtgaatctctgagttcgaggccagtccagtctacagagctagttccgggacaccCAGTGCTGCACAGAAATCCtatttcacaaacaaaacaaaccaaaacaaaataaaacagattggGTCtgaggagcacttgctgcttttccaggagATCTGAGTTTGTTTCCCAAGATCCACACTGGGAGGCTCACCAGGTTTCCCGGTGGAAATTCTATATGTGTCCCTGTGCTGCTGGCACCTGTCCACCATAGGGACTGCAGCTTTCTATGCAGATCTGACCTCCAGAGCAGCACCTTCAAGGGGCTTGTCCTGCATCTACTCAAAGGCGAGATTTTAAGAGCCCCACCTGCCAGGAGGAAGGGATTACCACTTAGAATAGAGACTGGAGGAGGGTGTTCTTTGCATACAGAATGCAATGTAAGTCCAGAGGTCCTACTTAGTATCTCTGGCCGATGggtggtgtgagtgtgcatggCTTCAAAAAGTTCCTCTAATGCCCAGCGGGTCCGAGTGTACCCAAGcctggagtactacacagcagaaaaggataatgacatcttgaattttggagaaaaatggatggagctagaaaacattattttgagtgaggtaacagacccagaaagacattatcacatgtactcactcataggtggtttttaaacataatgcaaagaaaaccagcctacaaactacaaccccagagaacttagacaacaatgaggacactaagaaagacttacatagatctaatctacatgggaagtagaaagtagaaaaagacaagatctcctgaataaattgggagcatggggaccttggaggagggctgaagggaggagaggtgaggcagggaagggagcagagaaaaatgtagagctcaataaaaatcaataaaataaataaataaataaataaataaataaataaataaataaaaaataactgggGCAGAATTGGGGACACAGAGATCAAGGCTTGGAATGAGGGGAGTCTATTATGTTTCCTGTGAAGAGGGGGCTGACTCCAGCCAAACACAGAAAGCCATGACAAGGATTAACCCATGATGACAAGAGCAGAGGCCCCATAGCTCTGCTCTTTGGGACACTTGCTGTGGcccctgcttttgtttgtctcAACTGACTTTTCCAGTCAACTACCAGGAGACAGTCATTATTTATTCCTATCTATCTTCTTAAACTTAATGCAGCTCATATCTGTTGTTATCGTTAATCAAGTACGTTGTGGGTGGGGGGATGGACCTGTTAgtctctcagtttgcagagagatgcttcagttttgtaaatagagctatgggttATAAAGCGGAGTAACCCGCTGTTAATAGTCAATCCTTAAGTTGCTGAGAAAGCTGGAcagtctgctctcattctcctaggcttacaactttatatttacttctatgttcttatttttaaaatctacatttttatattcttattcttggattatatgttatatatgttcaagccacacTCAATTTCTCAGACCAATTCCTGTTGCCTATGAGTCAAGACATGAGAAtgctcagctacttctctagcaccatacATGCCTGCATGCTTCCTaggttcccaccatgatgataaggaactaaatatttgtgagctatcacaattagatgttttcctttttaagacttGCCGTGGTCTTTGTGTTtgttcacagcaatggaaacccagAACTAAGACAACAAGCAAGAGGACAAAAAATGGAAATTTGGAAAATGTTTGTCATTTAAAAGGTACTTTCATTTCAATTGGCGTGTCtgttgaaaaataatataaaggaaCCTTGTAGTAATAAGAATATCTTTTTCATTATTGTATCAAAATTCACACCTGGTTCTCTGGTTGGATGTAATTTGACCTTAAAAGGAGGATACCACATCATAAATTGTATCTAGGCCAGGCCAAACCTGATAATACCCAGGACTTCATCCCATATCAGGGGAGATGCCTAGAAGTGTGGGTCCTAAGCCACTGTCAGAAGTTCCAAACCAAAGTAGCAGATGTCCCAACACCAGAATcaacaaaaccaaccaagcagCTGTTCATGGTACCACAAAGGCTGATGGATATCAGTGCAGCCTCATGGTCAGTGATGCAATAGAGTTACCAAGGACATGGAGAGTGTCACCTATCAATTGTGCCGAACATGCACAAGACCCTCAGAAGACCTGTCCTGTCAACATCTTATCATGTAAGGTGGGGCTTCATGATGGGGGCATGGACAGGCATTGTCTTCAATGGTGTAGACACTAGTAAGGTACTCATGTTTCTGTACACAACCCTTCCCCACCCATGTTCTTGACAGCAGCCCTGATGTCGTTCACTGAAATGCTAtggaaaaacattttgaaatgttactggaaaaataaaagacatgaaaacagaaggactagttgggaagagagaggggatgaATAGGAGTGAGTGAATAAGTGAAGGTAAAGAAAGATCACTACTACAAAAGCatgtcacatacatacataacagaTGAGAATGAAATTTATgttattcataattaatatatgctaataaaggtaTTATAAAAAGGCCAATGGTTcatgaggaacaacacccaagacAGACTAatatctggcctccacatacatggaGGGGTATCCACATGAATATGCACCTACATGTacacagtaacaacaaaaacagaaaacctgtATGTCGGGTACAGTGAAGTGGTATATGcattaaaaaaatcagactaGAATACACTTGAAAACACCCAGTCCTCAGGGCTCCTACTGTCACACATGGTATAATGTTTTGATGATGCGAGTGATATTTACCAAGAATCAGACACCCTAAATTTAAGTTCCCCTAAACTTCCAATAGAGAgcaaggtagtgtgtgtgtgtgttgataaagATCAAACCCCATGTATGCTAGGCAGGAAGtctaccactgacctacaccCTCAGCCATACTCTCTGAAAATGGCTATGAAAGCAGCACCGGAAATGGGTTAAGGGACTAAGACCCTAGGTCACCATAGGTATCTTGATTTTTGGTGATGGTAAGTTTTCCTATGGGATAAGATTTAGGATATGGGCAAAAGCCATGTTTCAACTAGCTGTGTTACAGTTGACACATTGGGAACTTACTAGAACACCTGGCCCTGTCACTTCAACTTGGCCTTTTGGTGGTGACACCTTACATTCTGTCCAGGTCAATCCTCACAGTGGTACAGTTTATATGCCATAGACACTCCCAGGTATGTGGACAGTGAACTTCAAGATTTGTCATCTTGGAACCTCCCCTCCATTACACTTTGTAGGTCATAAGGTTGGAGAGCGGCATCACATGCCTACTATTAATGCTCATGCCATGACTGATCATAGCGTTCTGGATCTCACTGATGATAGCTGCCTGTTTAGCCTGATGTGCGGATGCAGGACTTCACTGTTTCAGCATTCACCTGCTAGATGCCAGGGAACTTTAGCAATGCGCATCTGGAGACTCCCATGACAACGGCTTTCATCCTTGGTTTCCTGGTGGCTTTTTAATAAgtatttgttataatttttatgCCACCTTCTCAAccacaaaatttattttcattcgtgtgtgtgtgtctgagagtaTGTTACctgagggagtatacatgaaatacatgaagacaagaagtggggattggattctccagatgctctgattaagacaagcagtgatgtaaaaaacagagatggactacaccaagaaggagcagacccaagatgctgtggtcttttgttttgttttttgtgggtgcaagggttgtgtgtgcacatgaatgtaggtactcttggaggccagagagagcatcgaatcccacagaactgaagttacaaattattatGTTCcgccatatagatgctgggaactgaaattcagccctttacaagagcagcaagaactcaAACACTTTTTagaattacacttatttatttcaagTGGGTGAATGCCAGGTTATAATAATG
It contains:
- the LOC130869181 gene encoding tyrosine-protein phosphatase non-receptor type 11-like, translating into MASLRGFHPNISGVEAENLLQTRGVDGSFLIRPSESNPGDFTLSVRRNGAVNHIKVHNTGYYYDLYGGKKFATLAELLQYYMEHHEQLKEKNGDVVELKYPLNCADPTSERWFHGPLSGKEAEKLLMEKGKRGSFLVRGSQRYPGDFVLSVVTGDDKWKSNDGKSKVSHVMIRCQELKYYVGGGEYFDSLRDLVEHYKKNPIVATLGTVLQLKQPLNTTRINAAEIESRVRELSKVAETTDMIKQGFWEEFETLQKQEYKFLYSQKEGRREENKNKNRYKNILPFDHTRVVLHDGDPNEPASDYINANIIMPAFEAKCHNSKPKKSYIATQGCLPNTVNDFWRMVFQENSRVISMTTKEVERGKSKCVKYWPDEDALKDYGVIRVRNIKESAAHNYTLRELKLSKVGQGNTERTVWHYHFQTWPDHGVPSDPGGVLDFLEEVHHKQESIMDAGPVVVHCNTGIGRTGTFIVIDILIDIIREKGIDHDIDVSKTIQMVRSQRPGMVQKEAQYRFIYMAVQHYIQRLQHRIKEEHKSKRKGHEYVNSKNSLVNQTTSDQNLMPHCTQTPPSTEVREVLGLEHSSLPCPTSIRSFPRTLDDSKKDDNDDSGCRSQRRDSISNRIFYEEFQALARRVDCVERSIGSIMSKIDAVVVKLKTMENVYKQSR